In a single window of the Methanobrevibacter sp. genome:
- a CDS encoding NAD(P)-dependent oxidoreductase — MKILYVISGVTGMTGNELVRQLLNQKDDEVKVIGFDNFYASSIDTVSDCIDDGRFDFYEYDLNNDEDMNKIESMVVEIKKDFDEVIYINCAAVVHTEHFYKVYETYETNVVSMNNFLQQAIRVGAEKYINCSTSEIYSMNSWNEDGGVKESDFITMSDAEHSQRTSYATGKLLTEFFIKDAVDNGKIKGCSIRFANVYSKDEKYPKHIIPHIIDSFKNNGEVVLLENSKKNCRTFLNNYDSCSAVLNLAKTDSALDGTIYNVATDEEISIIDLTILIAKKMGIAEPVIKFEGYRESDPERRLLSTEKIKARTNWKPIIDLDKGLTECVENYTKN; from the coding sequence ATGAAAATATTATATGTAATTAGTGGCGTTACCGGAATGACTGGTAATGAGTTGGTTCGTCAATTATTAAATCAAAAGGACGATGAAGTAAAAGTCATTGGTTTTGATAACTTTTATGCATCTTCAATCGATACTGTAAGCGACTGTATTGATGATGGCCGTTTTGATTTTTATGAATATGACTTAAATAATGATGAAGACATGAATAAAATCGAATCAATGGTTGTTGAAATTAAAAAGGACTTTGATGAAGTAATCTATATTAATTGTGCTGCTGTTGTTCATACAGAACATTTCTATAAGGTTTATGAAACTTATGAAACTAATGTCGTTAGTATGAATAATTTTCTACAGCAGGCCATTCGTGTAGGTGCTGAAAAATACATTAACTGCTCTACTTCAGAAATATATTCAATGAATTCTTGGAATGAAGATGGGGGAGTTAAAGAATCTGATTTTATCACTATGTCTGATGCAGAACATAGTCAAAGGACTAGTTATGCAACCGGCAAACTCTTAACTGAGTTTTTCATCAAAGATGCAGTTGACAACGGTAAAATCAAAGGATGTTCTATTCGTTTTGCTAATGTTTACAGCAAAGATGAAAAATATCCAAAGCATATTATTCCACATATTATAGATAGCTTTAAAAATAATGGGGAAGTTGTATTACTTGAAAATTCTAAAAAGAATTGCAGAACCTTTTTGAATAATTATGACAGTTGCAGTGCAGTACTTAATTTGGCAAAAACTGATTCTGCCCTTGATGGGACTATTTACAATGTTGCTACTGATGAAGAAATTTCCATTATTGATTTAACAATTTTAATTGCAAAAAAAATGGGCATTGCAGAACCAGTTATTAAATTTGAAGGTTATCGTGAATCTGATCCTGAAAGAAGATTGTTGTCAACTGAAAAAATTAAAGCAAGAACTAATTGGAAACCAATAATTGATTTAGATAAAGGATTAACTGAATGTGTTGAAAACTACACAAAAAATTAG
- a CDS encoding metallophosphoesterase yields MSKYAILSDIHGNLFALKEVFKDLIKQDIDSVILLGDLIDYGMQSNEVVDFIRDNFSTKIICNILGNHEKAILTKDFNHFSSTRGVESAQFTDSILTSESRDYLNNNLVQEGKFEFEIGEKHVLAVHGSLDDHYWKAIFPDNLNGNYIDYDIVLSGHSHYPHVFQKFYEFDNPDMRNRKSVLFINPGSVGQPRNHNPNAQYAVLNTNLMSVELKSVEYPKHDAMDLYDGSVDDFYRKRLEHGI; encoded by the coding sequence ATGTCAAAATATGCAATTTTATCAGACATCCATGGGAATTTATTTGCCCTAAAAGAAGTTTTTAAAGATTTAATTAAACAGGATATTGATTCCGTAATTCTTTTAGGGGATTTAATTGATTATGGAATGCAATCAAATGAAGTTGTTGATTTTATCCGCGATAATTTTTCAACAAAAATTATTTGCAATATTTTGGGAAATCATGAAAAAGCTATTTTGACAAAAGATTTTAACCATTTTTCAAGTACAAGAGGTGTCGAATCGGCACAATTCACCGATTCAATATTAACTAGTGAATCTAGAGATTATTTAAATAACAATTTGGTTCAGGAAGGCAAATTTGAATTTGAAATAGGTGAAAAACATGTTTTAGCCGTCCACGGGTCTTTAGATGATCATTATTGGAAAGCAATTTTTCCAGATAATCTAAATGGAAATTACATTGATTATGATATTGTTCTATCGGGACATTCTCATTATCCTCATGTTTTTCAAAAATTTTATGAATTTGACAATCCTGATATGAGAAACAGAAAATCAGTATTATTTATTAATCCAGGTTCTGTTGGCCAACCTAGAAATCATAATCCCAATGCTCAATATGCAGTTTTAAACACTAATTTGATGTCCGTTGAATTAAAATCAGTTGAATATCCTAAACATGATGCAATGGATTTATATGATGGGAGTGTTGATGATTTTTATAGAAAAAGATTAGAACATGGAATTTAA
- the aepX gene encoding phosphoenolpyruvate mutase: MRSDNPIVYTCFCTDVIHDGHLNLINEAKKYGDVVVGVLCDSEMVKYNRFPLKTTEERMELVKGLPDVKKVIVQDKIMYDDVVRELRPDYIIHGDNWVEDSMKVIRKNIISVLEEYGGELIEVPYTFNEKIQKIDRQMREKLAMPELRRARLRKLLKIVPVVKTIEVHSGLTGLIAEKTVIADDEQIDQFDAMWISSLCDSTEKGKPDIELVDMTSRFRTINDIMEVTTKPIIFDGDTGGIAEHFVYTVRSLERMGVSAVIIEDKIGLKKNSLFGTEVEQTQDEIEHFCEKISAGKNAQISDDFMIIARIESLILEQGMEDALKRAFAFRDAGADGIMIHSRRKEPDEILEFCDKFRAKDSETPIVVVPSSFNTITEEELTAHGVNIVIYANQLLRAAFPAMQNAAKSILKHHRAHEIDEELLSIKKIITLIDEL, from the coding sequence ATGAGGTCTGATAATCCGATTGTATATACATGTTTTTGCACTGATGTTATTCATGATGGTCATTTAAATTTAATTAATGAAGCTAAAAAATATGGTGATGTGGTTGTGGGTGTTCTTTGTGATTCTGAAATGGTGAAATATAATAGGTTCCCATTAAAGACAACTGAAGAACGTATGGAATTAGTTAAAGGACTTCCAGATGTAAAAAAAGTCATTGTTCAGGATAAAATAATGTATGATGATGTTGTTCGTGAACTTCGTCCAGATTACATTATCCATGGAGATAATTGGGTTGAAGACTCAATGAAAGTAATAAGGAAAAATATTATCTCTGTTCTTGAAGAATATGGCGGGGAATTAATTGAAGTTCCTTATACTTTCAATGAAAAAATACAAAAAATTGATAGGCAGATGAGAGAAAAATTAGCCATGCCTGAGCTTAGAAGAGCAAGATTAAGGAAATTATTAAAAATCGTACCTGTTGTTAAAACAATCGAAGTCCACAGCGGATTAACCGGATTAATTGCAGAAAAAACAGTCATAGCTGATGATGAACAAATTGATCAATTTGATGCAATGTGGATTTCAAGCTTATGCGACAGTACTGAAAAGGGAAAACCTGATATTGAATTAGTTGATATGACTTCAAGATTCAGAACAATCAATGATATTATGGAAGTTACAACAAAGCCGATTATCTTTGATGGGGATACTGGTGGAATCGCAGAACACTTTGTTTATACAGTTAGGTCTCTTGAAAGAATGGGTGTTTCAGCAGTTATTATTGAAGATAAAATTGGATTGAAGAAAAACTCCCTTTTCGGAACAGAAGTGGAACAAACTCAAGATGAAATTGAACATTTCTGTGAAAAAATATCTGCAGGTAAGAATGCGCAAATATCTGATGATTTCATGATTATTGCAAGGATTGAAAGCCTTATTCTTGAACAGGGTATGGAAGATGCACTTAAAAGAGCATTTGCGTTTCGTGATGCTGGTGCAGATGGAATTATGATTCACAGCAGAAGAAAAGAACCGGATGAAATTTTGGAGTTCTGTGATAAATTCAGAGCGAAAGACAGTGAAACTCCAATCGTTGTCGTTCCATCTTCGTTTAATACAATCACTGAAGAAGAATTAACTGCACATGGAGTTAATATAGTAATCTATGCAAATCAGTTATTGCGGGCTGCTTTCCCGGCAATGCAAAATGCTGCGAAAAGCATTTTAAAACATCACAGAGCACATGAAATTGATGAGGAATTATTATCTATTAAGAAGATTATTACATTGATTGATGAGTTATAA
- a CDS encoding phosphorylcholine transferase LicD, giving the protein MFKSKRYDDETLEHLKKVQMKILKYFIKVCEENDLTYFIYGGSLLGTIRHKGFIPWDDDIDVIMFRKDFEKLNKIFEEDIDEKYRFINVLNEETYHYTWGRLMLKNTVINEWWASQVDYTQNIFIDVFILDNIPKNGFKRFIHKWTSFSLNQLTMYAFLKFDNESKLKKIFQQAVHYLLRIIPISPYNIKKKCVKSFSKYQYEDCDEVCDFPAICQMPVYNKKDWIPPKKAQFEDIMVNVPNNYDKILKRSYGNYMELPPVESRFRPAPDEIDFGEY; this is encoded by the coding sequence ATGTTTAAGTCAAAGCGATATGATGATGAAACATTAGAACATCTAAAGAAAGTTCAGATGAAAATTTTAAAATACTTCATTAAAGTTTGTGAAGAAAACGATTTAACTTATTTTATTTATGGAGGAAGTTTACTTGGAACTATACGGCATAAAGGATTCATTCCATGGGACGATGATATTGATGTTATAATGTTTAGAAAAGACTTTGAAAAATTAAATAAGATTTTTGAAGAAGATATCGATGAGAAATATAGATTCATCAATGTTTTAAATGAGGAAACCTACCACTACACATGGGGCAGATTAATGCTGAAAAATACTGTAATTAATGAATGGTGGGCCAGTCAAGTTGATTATACGCAAAATATTTTTATTGATGTTTTTATTTTAGACAATATTCCCAAAAACGGATTCAAAAGGTTCATCCATAAATGGACCAGTTTTTCACTTAATCAACTGACAATGTATGCTTTTCTTAAATTTGACAATGAATCAAAACTTAAAAAAATATTTCAGCAAGCAGTACATTACTTATTAAGAATAATTCCGATTTCACCTTACAATATTAAGAAAAAATGCGTGAAATCCTTCTCCAAATATCAATATGAAGACTGTGATGAAGTATGCGATTTTCCGGCAATATGTCAAATGCCCGTATACAATAAAAAGGATTGGATACCTCCAAAAAAAGCACAATTTGAAGATATTATGGTTAATGTACCTAATAATTACGATAAAATTTTGAAAAGAAGTTATGGAAACTATATGGAATTGCCTCCAGTTGAATCAAGATTTCGTCCGGCTCCCGATGAAATCGATTTTGGCGAATATTAA
- a CDS encoding NAD(P)H-dependent glycerol-3-phosphate dehydrogenase produces MKLNVGVIGSGAMGTAISQSIAENVDKLFLYARREEICNEINSKHYNSQYYPNLKLKDNIIGINDFSKLKDADIIFLCIPSSTVRNVTEELNDYISKDCILVTTAKGMEANTNKRMTEIIEETTKRPAVALSGPNIASEMAQNLSTATTIACDNKEYLTKVKNSLETKKFKVNTNTDVIGTEYCGILKNVVAISQGICEGLDINDNARFALFTKSYNETKEIIEVLGGKRDIVDDYCGFGDIITASTLSVSRNHTLGVLYGQGIVVDEKSSGILFEGRNTTVILKGICEKYNLNSLTVDFVYDVIVEKNNPKLAFNNFWDGL; encoded by the coding sequence ATGAAATTAAATGTTGGAGTTATTGGCAGCGGTGCAATGGGAACTGCAATTTCACAGTCAATAGCTGAAAATGTAGACAAATTATTTTTATATGCAAGAAGAGAGGAGATTTGTAATGAGATTAATTCCAAACATTACAACTCCCAATATTATCCGAATTTAAAATTAAAAGATAATATAATTGGAATAAATGATTTTAGTAAACTGAAAGATGCAGACATTATTTTTTTATGCATCCCATCATCAACCGTTCGAAATGTGACAGAAGAGTTAAATGATTATATTTCCAAAGACTGCATTCTGGTTACAACTGCAAAAGGAATGGAAGCCAATACAAACAAACGCATGACAGAAATAATTGAAGAGACAACAAAAAGACCGGCAGTTGCATTGTCAGGTCCCAATATTGCCTCTGAAATGGCTCAGAATTTATCTACTGCAACAACTATTGCATGTGACAATAAAGAATATTTAACAAAAGTGAAAAATTCATTAGAAACTAAAAAGTTTAAGGTAAACACAAATACTGACGTTATTGGAACAGAATACTGCGGCATTCTTAAGAATGTGGTTGCAATCAGTCAGGGAATATGTGAAGGTTTGGACATTAATGATAATGCGAGGTTTGCATTATTTACTAAAAGTTATAATGAAACAAAAGAGATTATCGAAGTTTTAGGTGGAAAAAGAGACATTGTTGATGATTATTGCGGATTTGGAGATATAATCACAGCATCCACATTATCAGTTAGTAGAAACCATACTTTAGGTGTTTTATATGGTCAGGGGATTGTTGTTGATGAAAAATCGTCAGGAATTCTATTTGAAGGCAGAAACACAACAGTTATTCTAAAAGGAATTTGTGAAAAATATAACCTCAATAGCCTGACTGTTGATTTTGTATATGATGTTATTGTGGAAAAAAACAATCCGAAACTGGCATTTAATAATTTCTGGGACGGTTTATAA
- a CDS encoding 2-C-methyl-D-erythritol 4-phosphate cytidylyltransferase codes for MIFAAMLAGGIGTRMGLNKPKQFEIVGDKPILIHSTETFLKVNEIDRIIVSSPEKFIDRTKELINDYFPDDEKIAVIAGGETRNDTILNSIKYIKENYSDEDHILITHDAARIFVSESLVKKSIDSVINHDAASPVMPAVDVIFETKEEGKLTDIPLRRNLVHAQTPQSFKINRFMEIYSNLNQEEIDTLDEAMMLFFLRDGDVKLFKGESGNFKITRNIDLKIAEAYLNEIK; via the coding sequence ATGATTTTTGCAGCAATGCTTGCTGGTGGAATCGGAACCAGAATGGGTTTGAATAAACCAAAACAGTTTGAAATTGTTGGTGATAAACCTATACTCATACATTCTACCGAAACATTTCTAAAAGTAAATGAAATTGATAGAATTATTGTTTCATCTCCTGAAAAGTTTATTGACCGAACCAAAGAATTAATCAACGATTATTTTCCGGATGATGAAAAAATTGCCGTTATAGCTGGCGGTGAAACACGAAATGACACTATCCTGAATTCAATAAAGTACATAAAAGAAAATTACTCAGATGAAGATCATATTTTGATTACGCATGATGCTGCCAGAATCTTCGTAAGTGAAAGTTTAGTTAAAAAAAGTATTGACAGTGTAATCAACCATGATGCTGCAAGTCCGGTAATGCCTGCTGTTGACGTTATATTTGAAACCAAAGAAGAAGGAAAACTAACAGACATTCCCCTCCGCAGGAATTTAGTGCATGCCCAGACTCCTCAAAGCTTTAAAATTAATAGATTTATGGAAATATACTCCAATTTAAATCAGGAGGAAATAGATACATTGGATGAAGCAATGATGCTGTTCTTCCTGAGAGACGGAGATGTAAAATTATTTAAAGGAGAATCAGGTAATTTTAAAATTACTCGAAACATAGATTTGAAAATTGCAGAAGCATATTTAAATGAAATAAAATAG
- a CDS encoding acyltransferase, which yields MKNLNHDTKPKKERIFYYDFLRAFAIIAVIICHVDHFFGPLTGTTQIIAQMTFHDIGRIGVPIFLMISGALLLNREYPDLGQFLKKRFARIIYPFIFWIILILAQLTYYGYNQTFIWNVFIGEPSITWYFWVLIGIYLFLPILNSFVKEYGENGLKYFLAIWFMIMVLKTFNSYPLWANFDLSYFAGYVGYPILGYYLANKEFKVTDAKMCIAGFVTLLISLGVFVYLNYYSSNLISLIYQNIPIIFMGSGLFIFVRYLDKLNKFNSIKDNFVGKAIISLSVCSYGMYFSHVLVVKFLSYYNPHSHLMFPVMFASIIFLSWLLPYVLSKIPYVKIFSGL from the coding sequence ATGAAAAACTTAAATCATGACACCAAACCCAAAAAAGAGAGAATATTTTATTACGATTTCCTAAGGGCTTTTGCAATAATTGCAGTTATTATTTGTCATGTCGACCATTTCTTTGGTCCGCTAACCGGCACAACCCAAATTATTGCTCAAATGACTTTTCATGATATTGGAAGAATAGGTGTTCCTATCTTTTTAATGATTAGCGGAGCGCTTCTCTTAAACCGCGAGTATCCTGATTTGGGACAATTTTTAAAGAAGAGATTTGCACGTATTATTTATCCTTTTATTTTTTGGATTATCTTAATTTTAGCTCAGCTTACATATTACGGTTATAATCAGACATTTATCTGGAATGTGTTTATCGGAGAACCTTCAATTACCTGGTATTTTTGGGTTTTAATCGGGATTTATTTGTTTTTGCCTATCCTCAATTCATTTGTTAAGGAGTATGGGGAGAATGGTTTAAAATACTTTTTGGCCATTTGGTTTATGATAATGGTTTTAAAGACATTCAATTCCTATCCTTTATGGGCCAATTTTGATTTAAGCTATTTTGCAGGTTATGTTGGATACCCAATTTTAGGATATTATTTGGCCAATAAAGAATTTAAAGTAACTGATGCTAAAATGTGCATTGCAGGATTTGTTACTCTTTTAATTTCTTTAGGAGTGTTTGTTTATTTGAATTATTACAGCAGCAATTTAATCAGCCTAATTTATCAAAACATTCCAATAATATTTATGGGTTCAGGTTTATTCATATTTGTCAGATACCTTGACAAGTTAAACAAGTTTAACTCAATTAAAGACAATTTCGTCGGAAAAGCGATTATTTCATTAAGTGTGTGCAGTTATGGGATGTATTTTTCACATGTGCTTGTGGTTAAATTCCTATCCTACTACAATCCCCATTCCCATTTAATGTTTCCAGTGATGTTTGCTTCAATTATATTTTTATCCTGGCTGCTGCCCTATGTGTTAAGTAAAATCCCTTATGTGAAAATTTTCAGCGGATTATAA
- a CDS encoding uroporphyrinogen-III synthase, with the protein MSKPVVAITRPKDRAKQACDIVEKLGGTAILAPTLDLKPVNSESLKELVKRKDELDWIVFTSPTTIVSLNKFYPGFINSLNCKLAVIGNKTGKLAEENGLKVDLIPKDFTAEGLIEEFEKLKIRDQIIGIPRTASARPVLPERLEELGNEVILAEAYKSLFPMDKNAIKNLISKIENREIDAITFTSPLTVENFFEIAEDKQKIANLLSENLLTVCIGPITARVLEKYGITYIYPDTYTVPDMMELLFKTWREQNE; encoded by the coding sequence ATGTCAAAACCCGTTGTTGCAATAACAAGACCTAAGGACAGGGCGAAACAGGCTTGTGATATTGTAGAAAAATTAGGTGGAACAGCAATTCTTGCACCAACACTTGATTTGAAGCCTGTAAACAGCGAATCTTTAAAGGAGTTAGTTAAAAGAAAAGATGAACTTGATTGGATTGTTTTCACATCACCTACAACCATTGTTTCATTAAATAAATTTTATCCCGGCTTTATCAATAGCCTCAATTGTAAATTGGCAGTTATTGGAAACAAGACTGGGAAACTCGCTGAAGAAAATGGTTTAAAGGTTGATTTGATTCCCAAAGATTTCACAGCAGAAGGCCTTATTGAGGAATTTGAAAAACTAAAGATTAGAGACCAGATAATTGGAATCCCCAGAACCGCTTCTGCAAGACCTGTATTGCCCGAAAGATTGGAAGAACTTGGAAATGAAGTTATTTTAGCCGAAGCATACAAATCATTATTTCCAATGGATAAGAATGCAATAAAAAATTTAATTTCCAAAATTGAAAACAGAGAAATTGATGCAATCACATTTACAAGTCCGCTGACTGTTGAAAACTTTTTTGAAATAGCCGAAGACAAGCAAAAAATAGCTAATTTATTATCCGAAAACCTATTGACAGTCTGCATCGGCCCAATTACTGCAAGAGTTCTGGAAAAATATGGCATTACCTACATTTACCCCGACACGTACACAGTTCCGGATATGATGGAATTATTATTTAAAACATGGAGAGAACAAAATGAATGA